In Brassica rapa cultivar Chiifu-401-42 chromosome A06, CAAS_Brap_v3.01, whole genome shotgun sequence, a single window of DNA contains:
- the LOC103872573 gene encoding receptor-like protein 30: MLIPIQSYFILFLSLIFNTLASPRLEMNALLEFKNEFPLSAPDPHASFAFSFSSWNTSIDHCSWKGVTCNANSGEVISLFLQFIFLNGSLKANSSLLKLQHLDSLTLSHCNLIGKIPSSLGNLSHLIDLDLYGNNLVGEIPYSLGNLSRLTNLLLAENHLRGEVPPTIGNLNQLTFMVLASNNLSGNIPSSFSSFSKLSYLDLSKNQFTGGDLPSILSNLTSLSELDISYNHFKSKLPSNMSGLHNLEVFDAKENSFVGNVPISLFTIPSLKEVFLSGNQFEGPLEFGNTSSSSKLKWLNLASNNFNGPIPESISGFLKLGVLDLSNNSFLGPIPGSMSQLVSLRVLDLSYNKLEGQVPSFLWRLPKLTLSHNSFSSLEEVVVNGSSSDLSSNSHVDLGSNSLRGSFPRWICRSTTLDFLDLSNNHFSGSIPSCLMNSTASLGDIILRNNNLSGFLPEIFTNATKLRSLDVSRNQLAGKLPKSLINCKSMEYLNLKGNKFKDTFPSWLGSLVSLRVLFLGSNAFYGPLISSHFGLPSLRVIDISHNSFDGTLPQDYFVNWHEMSSVWVDETKWPLPEDPIYQGSPFTMGGVNIFDDSMDMMYKGVDTKFPRIFRAFKAIDFSGNKFTGQIPKSIGLLKELILVNFSRNAFTGSIPSSLANITHLEALDLSHNKLTGNIPRDLAKLSFISYLDFSHNLLQGPVPRSTQFQSQNCSSFEDNLGLFGLEEVCGPIHVPDPTSGNSQQSEEFSSKESEEVLNWIAAAIAFGPGMFCGLVIGYISFTSHKHIWVM, translated from the coding sequence atGTTGATTCCGATCCAATCTTATTTCATCTTATTTCTTTCCCTTATTTTCAACACTCTTGCTTCTCCTAGGCTCGAAATGAATGCTCTTTTGGAGTTCAAAAATGAGTTCCCGTTAAGTGCACCAGACCCACATGCTTCTTTTGCTTTCTCTTTTAGTTCGTGGAACACGAGCATTGATCACTGTTCCTGGAAAGGTGTCACCTGCAATGCTAATTCCGGTGAGGTGATATCACTCTTTCTTCAGTTCATCTTTCTAAATGGCTCTTTGAAAGCAAACAGTAGTCTTTTAAAACTCCAACATCTTGATAGCCTAACCCTTTCACATTGCAATCTCATAGGAAAGATTCCATCTTCACTAGGAAATCTTTCTCACCTCATAGACCTTGACCTTTATGGTAATAACTTGGTTGGTGAAATTCCATATTCACTAGGAAACTTGTCCCGTCTCACAAATCTTCTTCTTGCTGAGAATCACTTGAGAGGTGAAGTTCCGCCTACAATTGGCAACCTAAACCAGCTAACATTTATGGTCTTGGCCTCAAACAACTTGAGTGGTAACATTCCTAGTTCATTTTCCAGTTTCAGCAAGCTGTCCTATTTAGATCTCTCAAAAAATCAATTCACCGGTGGAGATTTACCTAGTATACTATCAAATTTAACCAGCTTGTCCGAATTAGACATTTCCTATAATCACTTCAAATCCAAGCTTCCATCTAACATGAGTGGACTCCATAACTTGGAGGTATTTGACGCAAAAGAAAACTCTTTTGTCGGGAATGTCCCTATATCCCTGTTTACGATTCCTTCACTAAAAGAGGTTTTTTTGAGTGGAAACCAGTTTGAGGGACCCTTAGAGTTTGGGAATACATCCTCATCGTCTAAGTTAAAATGGCTAAACCTTGCTTCTAACAACTTCAATGGACCAATCCCAGAATCTATATCTGGATTTCTCAAACTCGGTGTGTTAGATCTTAGCAATAACAGTTTCCTTGGGCCAATCCCTGGATCTATGTCCCAATTAGTCTCCCTAAGGGTTCTAGATCTCTCCTACAATAAGTTGGAAGGTCAAGTACCGAGTTTCTTGTGGAGGTTGCCTAAGTTGACGCTTTCTCATAATTCTTTCAGTAGCCTCGAGGAAGTTGTCGTCAATGGAAGCTCCTCTGATCTTAGTTCAAATTCCCACGTTGATCTTGGTTCAAACTCACTCCGAGGATCATTTCCCCGATGGATCTGTAGGTCTACAACATTAGACTTCTTAGATCTGTCAAACAACCATTTCTCTGGTTCCATTCCTTCATGTTTGATGAATTCCACTGCTTCTTTGGGTGATATAATTCTAAGAAACAACAACTTGAGTGGATTCCTTCCAGAAATCTTCACCAATGCCACCAAGTTACGATCCCTAGACGTTAGCCGTAACCAGTTAGCGGGGAAGCTTCCGAAATCTTTGATCAACTGCAAGTCCATGGAATATCTGAATCTGAAAGGAAACAAGTTCAAGGACACGTTTCCATCTTGGTTGGGATCTTTGGTATCATTACGTGTTCTGTTTCTCGGATCAAATGCATTTTATGGTCCATTAATCTCTTCACACTTCGGGTTACCAAGTTTGCGAGTCATTGATATATCGCACAATAGCTTCGATGGAACATTGCCACAAGATTATTTTGTGAACTGGCATGAAATGTCATCAGTGTGGGTAGATGAAACTAAATGGCCTCTGCCTGAGGATCCTATATATCAAGGCAGCCCATTTACCATGGGCGGAGTAAACATTTTTGATGATTCGATGGATATGATGTATAAAGGTGTAGACACAAAGTTTCCACGGATATTTCGTGCGTTCAAAGCCATCGATTTTTCTGGAAATAAATTCACTGGACAGATCCCTAAATCAATTGGCCTGTTGAAGGAATTGATTCTTGTCAACTTTTCAAGAAATGCATTTACAGGCAGTATCCCTTCATCCTTGGCAAATATAACACATCTAGAGGCACTAGATCTCTCTCACAACAAGCTTACAGGTAATATTCCTCGTGATCTTGCCAAACTCTCCTTCATATCATACTTGGACTTCTCCCACAACCTTCTCCAAGGTCCAGTTCCACGAAGCACTCAGTTTCAAAGTCAAAATTGCTCTTCATTCGAGGACAATCTTGGACTCTTTGGTCTCGAGGAAGTCTGTGGACCGATCCATGTTCCGGATCCAACATCCGGGAATTCACAACAATCAGAGGAATTTTCATCCAAAGAGTCAGAAGAAGTGTTGAACTGGATAGCAGCTGCAATAGCCTTCGGACCTGGTATGTTCTGTGGACTGGTGATCGGTTATATCTCCTTCACTTCACACAAACACATATGGGTCATGTAG